In Treponema denticola, one genomic interval encodes:
- a CDS encoding acyl-CoA dehydratase activase, producing MHYIGIDIGSTATKTVIMDENKKNILYKNRIPSGWNSKETGEAVLDWIKETLQNKDFKITATGYGRVSVPFADKTLTEISCHGKGAHFLAKKDVTVIDIGGQDTKVIVVKDGLVIDFIMNDKCSAGTGKFLELMANRLGLSLQEISEYAVRGKDLNLSSVCTVFAESEVTSLMGKGTPREDIARGVINQIVSKVVSLANRKPRSGLYFLTGGFSANDYIIEEISKKLEAPVLSDDLGAFAGAIGACILS from the coding sequence ATGCACTACATAGGAATTGATATAGGTTCAACGGCAACCAAAACCGTCATTATGGATGAAAATAAAAAAAATATCCTTTATAAAAACCGTATACCCAGCGGGTGGAACAGCAAGGAAACGGGAGAGGCTGTCTTGGACTGGATAAAGGAAACCTTGCAAAATAAGGACTTTAAAATAACCGCTACAGGTTATGGAAGGGTAAGCGTTCCGTTTGCCGACAAAACTCTAACCGAAATTTCCTGTCATGGAAAGGGTGCTCACTTTTTGGCAAAGAAAGATGTAACCGTAATCGATATCGGCGGGCAGGATACAAAAGTCATTGTTGTAAAGGACGGACTTGTAATTGACTTTATCATGAACGATAAGTGTTCGGCCGGTACAGGTAAATTTTTGGAATTAATGGCAAACAGGCTGGGCTTGAGCTTACAGGAAATAAGCGAGTACGCAGTGCGGGGAAAGGACTTAAACCTTTCTTCCGTCTGTACCGTCTTTGCCGAATCTGAAGTAACCTCCCTCATGGGAAAGGGAACTCCCCGCGAAGATATTGCAAGGGGCGTTATCAATCAAATAGTTTCAAAAGTAGTTTCATTAGCAAACAGAAAACCCCGCTCCGGCCTATATTTTTTAACCGGCGGCTTTAGTGCAAACGATTATATAATAGAAGAAATCTCAAAAAAACTTGAAGCCCCCGTTTTATCCGATGACTTGGGGGCCTTTGCCGGAGCAATAGGAGCCTGTATATTATCATGA
- a CDS encoding ABC transporter permease has translation MKKSFLFNFLLTNKKIILPILYLSSIIILASCAGFFSIDPNEINLEKTLNPPSKEHIFGTDEMGRDYFMRCVYGARISLSVGFFAMLTSLFIGTTLGLAAGYYGNIIDEILMRFIDFISAIPALILITVVGMFIKKGIISIVLIIGMFSWMGIARIIRAEVLSLRQRDYVKYAKHIGEKNITILIKHILPQVMPLIISTATIGIAGSIMAESALSYLGLGIVPPTSSWGSLINNARDSFQKAPYMAIIPGLLIFFTVYSFKEIGTVIKKYFSLDKRDETAK, from the coding sequence ATGAAAAAATCTTTTTTATTTAATTTTCTGTTAACCAATAAAAAAATAATTTTACCTATTCTTTATTTATCATCAATAATCATACTGGCTTCTTGTGCTGGTTTTTTTTCGATCGATCCGAATGAAATCAATCTTGAAAAAACTCTTAACCCTCCGTCTAAAGAACATATATTCGGAACCGATGAAATGGGTAGAGATTATTTTATGCGCTGTGTTTATGGAGCCCGAATTTCCTTATCTGTAGGTTTTTTTGCAATGCTTACAAGTCTTTTTATAGGCACAACGCTAGGTTTGGCTGCCGGATATTACGGGAATATAATTGATGAAATTCTTATGAGATTTATAGATTTTATATCGGCTATTCCGGCCTTGATTTTAATTACGGTTGTCGGAATGTTTATCAAAAAAGGAATTATTTCTATAGTGCTTATAATAGGGATGTTTTCTTGGATGGGTATTGCAAGAATTATTAGGGCCGAAGTATTAAGCCTAAGACAAAGAGATTATGTTAAATATGCAAAGCATATAGGAGAAAAAAATATTACTATTTTAATAAAACATATTTTACCTCAAGTTATGCCTTTGATAATTTCTACGGCAACAATCGGAATAGCGGGAAGCATTATGGCAGAAAGCGCTTTAAGTTATTTAGGATTAGGAATAGTTCCTCCAACATCAAGCTGGGGTTCTTTAATAAATAATGCAAGGGATAGTTTTCAAAAAGCTCCCTATATGGCTATTATCCCCGGCCTTTTGATTTTTTTTACCGTTTATTCTTTTAAAGAGATTGGGACAGTAATAAAAAAATATTTTTCATTGGATAAAAGAGATGAAACAGCAAAATAA
- a CDS encoding double-cubane-cluster-containing anaerobic reductase: MNNLPKGFDSLAEAQQKKFLALKSLKDGGGKVIGLYCSYVPTELVYAAGAVPVSLCATSEKPISAAERDLPKNLCPLIKASYGHAITDTCPFFYFSDFIVGETTCDGKKKMFELLNDIKPTYVMHLPQNNLDPKAYPFWADEVKKLKERIEEFYNITITEDDLRKAIKDCNQERRNLVNFFELSALDPSPVSGLEQFNVKEAFGFQYDIQQKNAEIVKRTKELKEYWEKNLKGTRDDRPRILVTGCPLGGVKEKILAQIEKLGAVIVGYDSCSGLRTHMEFVDENPARDPIEAIAEKYLKTNCSVMSPNPGRLKDLDYLLDHYKADAVIECTLVACHTFNLEAHTVGKHIIEKGLPYIHIESDYSQEDAGQFATRLEAFLEVVSERKKLK, encoded by the coding sequence ATGAACAATTTGCCTAAAGGCTTTGACAGCTTGGCTGAAGCTCAGCAGAAAAAATTTTTAGCTTTAAAAAGTTTAAAAGATGGAGGCGGCAAGGTTATCGGCCTTTACTGTTCCTATGTACCTACCGAACTTGTATATGCAGCCGGGGCCGTTCCCGTTTCTTTATGTGCAACAAGTGAAAAGCCCATAAGTGCAGCCGAGAGAGATTTACCTAAGAACCTATGTCCTCTTATAAAAGCTTCTTACGGACATGCCATAACCGACACCTGTCCGTTCTTTTATTTTTCTGATTTTATTGTGGGAGAAACTACCTGTGACGGCAAAAAAAAGATGTTCGAACTTTTAAACGATATAAAGCCGACCTATGTGATGCATCTGCCTCAAAATAACCTTGATCCGAAGGCATACCCCTTTTGGGCTGATGAGGTAAAAAAGCTAAAAGAAAGAATCGAGGAATTTTATAACATAACAATAACCGAAGACGATTTAAGAAAGGCTATAAAGGACTGCAATCAGGAAAGAAGAAACCTTGTAAATTTCTTTGAGCTTTCAGCCCTAGATCCTTCTCCCGTTTCAGGCTTGGAACAGTTTAATGTAAAAGAAGCCTTTGGTTTTCAATACGATATACAGCAGAAAAATGCCGAGATAGTAAAACGCACAAAAGAATTAAAAGAGTATTGGGAAAAGAATTTAAAAGGTACAAGGGATGACAGGCCGAGGATTTTAGTTACAGGCTGTCCATTGGGAGGCGTAAAAGAAAAAATTTTGGCACAGATTGAAAAACTGGGAGCCGTAATCGTAGGTTATGACAGCTGTTCAGGTTTACGCACCCACATGGAATTTGTAGATGAAAACCCCGCAAGGGATCCGATTGAGGCTATTGCCGAAAAGTATCTTAAAACAAACTGTTCCGTTATGAGTCCAAATCCCGGAAGGCTCAAGGATTTGGATTATCTTTTAGATCACTACAAGGCTGATGCCGTAATCGAATGTACCTTGGTTGCCTGCCACACCTTCAACCTTGAAGCTCATACTGTCGGAAAACACATCATAGAAAAAGGACTTCCCTATATTCACATAGAATCGGATTATTCGCAAGAAGATGCGGGACAATTTGCAACAAGACTTGAAGCCTTTTTGGAAGTTGTTTCAGAAAGGAAAAAACTAAAATGA
- a CDS encoding 2-hydroxyacyl-CoA dehydratase family protein, which translates to MIDISFLENLRREAYVEAAENYLSSANVIGIFGENLPLDILYAYGLLPVPCEGTDSAIFKFGDMGNVCDVIKSSVIYLKTDKCPILFSCSMYLIENTCTHFFNKLKENTDKKVLLYKDKSELEKAIQEVYGKKFDNLKYLKAKEILDYIETVLKKIDEYSDLSAEEAFLLRYYTPYILDLERRKKYFDDICSSIKFKTEKNIIQKIIALCPRGSYKTILKEVKKEAYINPKENRVIRLCRGWNNADYGYKYCPYKYNMNVMYQED; encoded by the coding sequence ATGATAGATATTTCGTTTTTGGAAAATCTTAGACGTGAGGCATACGTAGAAGCTGCCGAAAATTATTTATCCTCAGCAAATGTTATAGGAATCTTCGGAGAAAATTTACCTCTCGATATCCTCTATGCTTACGGCCTCTTGCCCGTACCTTGCGAAGGAACCGATTCTGCAATTTTTAAATTCGGTGATATGGGAAATGTATGCGACGTTATAAAAAGTTCCGTAATTTATTTAAAAACCGATAAGTGTCCCATTCTTTTTTCGTGCAGTATGTATTTAATAGAAAATACATGTACTCATTTTTTTAATAAGCTAAAAGAAAACACCGATAAAAAAGTTCTTTTATATAAAGACAAATCCGAATTGGAAAAAGCCATACAGGAAGTTTACGGAAAAAAGTTTGATAATTTAAAATACCTAAAAGCAAAAGAAATTTTAGATTACATTGAAACTGTTTTAAAAAAAATAGATGAGTATTCAGACCTCAGTGCTGAAGAAGCTTTTTTACTGCGTTATTATACGCCTTATATTTTAGACCTTGAAAGAAGAAAAAAATATTTTGACGACATTTGCAGCAGTATAAAATTTAAAACCGAAAAAAATATAATTCAAAAAATTATTGCTCTCTGTCCGAGGGGTTCATATAAAACAATTTTAAAGGAGGTAAAAAAAGAAGCTTATATTAATCCGAAAGAAAATAGAGTTATACGCCTTTGCCGAGGCTGGAATAATGCGGATTACGGATATAAATATTGTCCGTATAAATATAATATGAACGTAATGTACCAGGAGGATTAA
- a CDS encoding DUF3343 domain-containing protein, which yields MMKNYYVFLPDSKTALKLYGLIKKEGIKCTMAPTPREADACCGVSILYYDFSDTDKIKEIIEEEGIKISKFWESEKIFNPERNKFC from the coding sequence ATGATGAAAAATTATTATGTTTTTTTGCCTGATTCAAAAACAGCTCTTAAGCTTTACGGTCTTATAAAAAAAGAAGGCATAAAGTGTACAATGGCTCCTACTCCCAGGGAAGCCGATGCTTGCTGCGGAGTAAGTATTCTCTATTATGATTTTTCCGACACGGATAAAATTAAGGAGATAATCGAAGAAGAAGGCATTAAAATAAGTAAATTTTGGGAAAGTGAAAAAATTTTTAATCCCGAAAGAAATAAATTTTGCTGA
- a CDS encoding oligopeptide/dipeptide ABC transporter ATP-binding protein gives MFKGRIVEIGDTKTVFNNMAHPYTKDLFAAIPSIKTKNNATEIVKTNEIPETQNCCYYYSRCRFRKDICRSSKPELKELTEGYSAACHNIGLKQ, from the coding sequence ATGTTTAAGGGCAGAATTGTAGAGATAGGCGATACAAAAACCGTGTTTAATAATATGGCACATCCTTATACAAAAGATCTTTTTGCTGCAATACCTTCCATCAAAACAAAAAACAATGCTACAGAAATAGTAAAAACAAATGAGATTCCGGAGACTCAAAACTGCTGTTATTATTATAGCCGATGCCGTTTTCGTAAAGATATTTGCAGAAGCTCTAAGCCGGAACTAAAAGAGTTAACTGAAGGGTACTCGGCAGCATGTCATAATATCGGATTAAAACAGTAA
- a CDS encoding double-cubane-cluster-containing anaerobic reductase → MADYRKMWEDLGMDVKTHDLLCEALPGAFGDVYLAQENRPEGMDFFNMVVADIHGIRPQELVDFQKEGGKVVGSFCIHVPDEVVIAAGAIATGLCSGSQFWVPDGEKFLPTATCPLIKASLGARFGKTCPFFRICDLFVGETTCDGKKKAWEILAEDAPMHIMDIPQMKRPQDFEKWALEIKGYIKKLEELTGNKVTPESLKKAIETVNSKRKALQRLNNFRKLENIPISGKDVLLIHQIAFYDDPTRFVTMVNKLCDELETRKKQNVSVFKKGTKRILLTGTPLSIPNWKIHHIIETTGGAVVCEEMCTGIRYCEALVDETGTTIDEMVNNLTKRYLGHINCACFTPNKERIDDIIRLAKEYKADGVIDLNLKFCNIYDTEGYFVEKVLREHNIPCLGIETDYTDEDAEQLKTRIGAFIEMLR, encoded by the coding sequence ATGGCAGATTACAGAAAAATGTGGGAAGATCTGGGTATGGATGTTAAAACCCACGACTTGTTATGCGAGGCTTTGCCCGGCGCATTTGGAGATGTCTACTTGGCTCAAGAAAACAGACCTGAGGGAATGGATTTTTTCAACATGGTTGTAGCAGACATTCACGGTATTCGTCCGCAAGAACTTGTGGATTTTCAAAAGGAAGGAGGAAAGGTTGTAGGTTCCTTTTGTATTCATGTTCCTGATGAAGTAGTGATTGCGGCAGGAGCCATTGCAACGGGCCTTTGCAGCGGTTCACAATTTTGGGTTCCCGATGGTGAAAAATTTTTACCTACGGCAACTTGTCCCCTAATTAAAGCTTCGCTTGGAGCCCGCTTTGGAAAGACCTGTCCTTTCTTTAGAATATGTGACTTGTTTGTCGGTGAAACAACCTGTGACGGAAAAAAGAAGGCTTGGGAAATTTTGGCAGAAGATGCACCCATGCATATTATGGACATTCCCCAGATGAAAAGGCCTCAGGATTTTGAAAAATGGGCTTTAGAAATCAAGGGCTATATTAAAAAGCTTGAAGAACTTACGGGAAATAAAGTAACTCCCGAATCTTTAAAAAAGGCTATTGAAACCGTAAACAGCAAAAGAAAGGCCTTACAAAGATTGAATAATTTTAGAAAGCTGGAAAACATTCCTATTTCCGGTAAAGATGTTTTATTGATTCATCAGATTGCCTTTTACGATGATCCTACCCGTTTTGTAACAATGGTAAACAAGCTCTGTGATGAACTTGAAACACGAAAAAAGCAAAATGTTTCCGTCTTTAAAAAAGGAACAAAGAGAATCCTTTTGACGGGAACTCCGCTTTCAATTCCAAACTGGAAAATTCATCACATAATCGAAACTACAGGAGGAGCTGTTGTTTGTGAAGAGATGTGTACCGGAATAAGATACTGTGAGGCTTTGGTTGATGAAACGGGAACCACAATTGATGAAATGGTTAATAACTTAACAAAAAGGTATTTGGGACATATAAACTGTGCTTGTTTTACCCCAAATAAAGAAAGAATCGATGATATTATCCGGCTTGCAAAAGAATATAAGGCAGACGGCGTTATCGATTTAAATTTAAAATTCTGTAATATCTATGATACGGAAGGATATTTTGTCGAAAAGGTTTTACGCGAACATAATATTCCATGTTTAGGCATTGAAACGGATTATACCGATGAAGATGCAGAGCAACTAAAAACCCGTATCGGTGCTTTTATAGAAATGTTAAGATGA
- a CDS encoding ABC transporter ATP-binding protein: MKQQNNEILKAVNLNTSIKIDKKNYFALRNVSFSLYKNEILAVVGESGSGKTILMKTLIGLLPENGFLESGRIILNDNDITELSQKNTNNIRGKEISMIFQDQETSLNPLRTVGFHLTEILQRYSSLNKIEVKEKAINLLSAVGIDTPSIWLNKYPHELSGGMRQRVLIAMALACNSQIIIADEPTTALDVTVQAQILELLKTLKQTNKSMFFITHDLSIAASICDRILVMYGSRIMEEIFVDDLFSNAKHPYTQALLKTIPAIGIEPLEKFITIPGTAPSIETIEAGCPFYGRCSSAKEICKKEFPERKKVSEGHYYYCHQ, translated from the coding sequence ATGAAACAGCAAAATAATGAAATATTAAAAGCGGTCAATCTAAATACCTCAATTAAAATAGATAAAAAAAACTATTTTGCCTTGAGGAATGTTTCATTTTCTCTTTATAAAAATGAAATTTTAGCTGTTGTAGGAGAATCCGGAAGCGGAAAAACAATTTTAATGAAGACTTTAATAGGACTACTCCCCGAAAACGGATTTTTGGAATCAGGAAGAATAATCCTCAATGATAATGATATTACAGAATTAAGTCAAAAAAATACAAATAATATACGGGGAAAAGAAATCTCAATGATTTTTCAAGATCAGGAAACTTCTCTTAATCCTTTACGAACTGTAGGTTTTCATCTTACTGAAATTTTACAAAGATATTCAAGCTTAAATAAAATTGAAGTTAAAGAAAAAGCCATCAACCTCTTATCTGCTGTAGGAATAGACACCCCTTCCATATGGCTTAATAAGTATCCTCATGAGCTTTCAGGAGGAATGAGACAAAGAGTATTGATAGCAATGGCATTGGCATGTAACTCTCAAATTATTATTGCAGATGAACCGACCACAGCCTTGGATGTTACGGTTCAAGCTCAAATCCTTGAGTTATTAAAAACTTTAAAACAAACTAACAAGTCAATGTTTTTTATAACCCACGATTTAAGTATTGCTGCCTCTATTTGCGATAGAATATTAGTTATGTACGGTTCAAGAATTATGGAAGAAATATTTGTTGATGATCTTTTTTCCAATGCAAAACATCCTTATACCCAAGCTTTGCTAAAAACTATTCCCGCCATAGGAATAGAACCTTTAGAAAAGTTTATAACAATACCCGGTACAGCACCTTCTATCGAAACCATAGAAGCCGGCTGTCCTTTTTATGGCCGGTGTTCTTCAGCAAAAGAAATATGTAAGAAAGAATTCCCTGAGAGAAAAAAAGTCTCTGAGGGACATTATTATTATTGTCATCAATAG
- a CDS encoding DUF3343 domain-containing protein, whose amino-acid sequence MNYIITFGTTTAAIQCDSMIKADPINAKLIPIPGFLKAGCGFACLFQNAQKEEVESWIGKNNISYETLIEVIYENGLISPKA is encoded by the coding sequence ATGAATTATATAATTACCTTTGGAACGACAACAGCAGCAATTCAATGCGACTCGATGATAAAGGCTGACCCTATAAATGCAAAGCTTATTCCAATACCGGGCTTTTTAAAAGCCGGCTGCGGTTTTGCATGTCTTTTTCAAAATGCGCAAAAGGAAGAAGTTGAAAGCTGGATAGGCAAAAATAATATCAGTTATGAGACTTTGATTGAAGTAATATACGAAAATGGACTTATAAGTCCTAAAGCATAA
- a CDS encoding ABC transporter permease: MKTYVLKRIIKAVPILMLLTIICFFLIQIAPYDAIDYIATPQMNKETIERLRRINGLDKPVIMQYVIWVKNLINGDLGYSIITHESIKTSLIARIPNTAILMIPAYLISNCIAVMIGLFVSSRKHSLLRKIVDWLISLSLSIPFFWFCLLLLYVFGYLLDIFPISGMHSIGETGVLDFLKHYFLPFICLIFSFLPDLIIYVETSADVEFKKDYITVQKAMGATNLNILFRHVSVNVLMPILTKMGMALPMILTGSLIVETMFSWPGMGSYYVKAIQAMDYPVVMTVLFFSGSLVILGNLLSDISYFILDPRISS; the protein is encoded by the coding sequence ATGAAAACTTATGTCCTAAAAAGAATTATCAAAGCCGTTCCTATTTTAATGCTGTTGACGATTATATGTTTCTTTTTAATTCAAATTGCCCCTTATGATGCTATCGATTATATTGCCACACCTCAAATGAATAAGGAAACAATAGAAAGATTAAGAAGGATCAACGGTTTGGATAAACCGGTCATTATGCAGTATGTGATTTGGGTAAAGAATTTAATAAACGGAGACCTCGGTTATTCAATTATTACGCATGAAAGCATTAAGACTTCATTAATAGCAAGAATTCCAAATACGGCAATATTAATGATTCCTGCATATCTTATATCCAATTGTATCGCTGTTATGATAGGCTTATTTGTATCTTCACGTAAGCACAGCCTTTTACGAAAGATAGTTGACTGGTTAATATCTTTGAGTCTTTCAATCCCTTTTTTTTGGTTTTGCTTACTATTACTGTATGTTTTTGGCTATCTTCTGGATATTTTTCCTATCTCGGGAATGCACAGTATCGGTGAAACAGGTGTACTTGATTTTTTAAAACATTATTTTTTACCTTTTATATGCCTAATTTTTTCCTTTTTACCTGATTTAATCATTTATGTTGAAACTTCGGCAGATGTAGAATTTAAAAAAGATTATATCACCGTGCAAAAGGCAATGGGGGCAACAAATTTGAATATTTTATTCCGGCATGTATCGGTAAATGTCTTAATGCCGATACTTACAAAAATGGGAATGGCATTACCAATGATTCTTACAGGATCGTTAATAGTTGAAACAATGTTTTCATGGCCGGGAATGGGGTCTTATTATGTAAAAGCTATTCAAGCAATGGATTATCCTGTAGTAATGACGGTTCTCTTTTTTTCCGGAAGTCTGGTCATATTAGGTAATTTATTATCCGATATTTCTTATTTTATTTTGGATCCGAGGATAAGCAGTTAA
- a CDS encoding ABC transporter ATP-binding protein encodes MNDEIFTIKNLSKTYVNKNIFGKVYKVDALKNIDLSIYENESLAVVGESGSGKTTLGRIILGTVEPSSGTIFFKGDDLFKLSKKEKYKIRQKIQMVFQDPFSSLNPKLKIKNILLEPINLYKTINSKPDAVKHISKILELVGLNDDYLYKYPANMSGGQRQRIGIARSLVVEPEFIILDEPTSSLDVSIQAQILNLLIDLKQNRKITYLFISHNLGVVRYIADRVCVMYEGMICELGKVEDIYNDPKHPYTQYLLSSVPKIDFNKTVETDDQITVKEKNIFGCPFYGKCKYGLDICQKDIPEKQVLEGREVYCFNPIL; translated from the coding sequence TTGAACGATGAAATATTTACAATAAAAAATTTATCAAAGACCTATGTTAATAAAAATATATTTGGAAAGGTATATAAGGTAGATGCATTAAAAAATATAGACTTGAGTATATATGAAAATGAATCTTTAGCTGTTGTTGGAGAATCAGGTTCAGGAAAAACTACATTGGGCAGAATAATTTTGGGAACTGTGGAGCCGTCTTCTGGAACAATTTTTTTTAAGGGAGATGACCTTTTTAAATTAAGTAAAAAAGAAAAATACAAGATACGGCAAAAAATTCAAATGGTTTTTCAAGACCCATTTTCATCGTTAAATCCTAAGTTGAAGATTAAAAATATTTTATTGGAGCCTATAAATTTATATAAGACAATTAATTCAAAACCGGATGCCGTAAAGCATATTTCTAAAATACTTGAATTGGTAGGATTAAATGATGATTATTTATATAAATATCCTGCAAATATGTCCGGAGGGCAAAGACAAAGAATCGGTATAGCTAGAAGCTTGGTTGTCGAACCGGAATTTATTATTCTTGATGAGCCTACTTCCAGCCTGGACGTATCCATACAGGCACAAATTTTAAACTTACTTATAGATCTTAAACAAAACAGAAAAATAACTTATTTATTTATATCTCACAATCTTGGTGTGGTACGTTATATTGCAGATAGAGTTTGTGTTATGTATGAAGGAATGATATGTGAATTGGGCAAAGTTGAAGACATATACAATGATCCGAAACATCCATATACCCAATATTTATTGAGCAGTGTTCCAAAAATCGATTTTAACAAAACAGTTGAAACTGATGATCAAATTACAGTTAAAGAAAAAAATATTTTCGGATGTCCCTTTTACGGAAAATGTAAATATGGGCTTGATATTTGTCAAAAAGACATACCCGAAAAACAAGTATTGGAAGGAAGAGAGGTTTACTGTTTTAATCCGATATTATGA
- a CDS encoding ABC transporter substrate-binding protein, with translation MKLSKFIFLKAILILAVLISACSPSKDDAKTTPSNKDKALVYGLPGDIVNNINVFTTNDRTGLMTLKLVYSPLYTYTNHGINYFLAESVKANEAGDEVSVNLRKNIVWSDGKPFTADDVIFTFDKKTNLQDDRFVDSLLIFGDKAVKTKKIDDYSIVFKLPQPVANPYEIFAGIFIAPKHIYKDVDDLENTELNKTPVGTGPYKLAEYTAGQHLLFTANETYMFGKPKIEKVIYKIMGNQDTAMLALKKGDIDLLGVSPDLIEEIEQDKNLKITTFPQSNVIYLKLNQWSEKLEDENLRDAIFYALDRDEIMKSHFKNKAYYNFTDSFLPADSKWLNNNLKSYQRDTEKAKKLLSSVDKDKLNLKLGYNVKNGMQAKMALVIQQQLQKAGINLELMPLDPPAMYKASFFEKTKLFDMFLGAYTMGIDPDTYAVFFNDNPEAYFHLEDKELGDLLRQAKVETNKDKRIELYNKVQQLIQDTKTFYPFGGSMGIIAHNQALSGFEEAKLVNVFTFDDASKLFYK, from the coding sequence ATGAAACTTAGTAAGTTTATATTTTTAAAAGCAATTTTAATTTTAGCGGTATTGATATCGGCATGCAGTCCCTCAAAAGACGATGCCAAAACTACACCGTCTAACAAAGATAAGGCATTAGTCTACGGTTTACCCGGCGATATTGTAAACAACATTAACGTTTTTACAACAAATGACAGAACCGGATTGATGACTTTAAAATTAGTATACTCGCCCTTATACACTTATACAAATCATGGTATTAACTATTTTTTGGCTGAAAGCGTTAAGGCAAATGAAGCCGGGGATGAGGTATCTGTAAATTTGCGGAAAAATATCGTTTGGTCTGACGGAAAGCCTTTTACGGCTGATGATGTTATATTTACATTTGATAAGAAAACAAACTTACAAGATGACCGCTTTGTAGATTCTTTATTGATTTTCGGAGACAAGGCAGTAAAGACCAAAAAAATAGACGATTACTCAATAGTTTTTAAACTTCCACAACCTGTTGCCAATCCCTATGAAATATTTGCAGGAATCTTTATTGCTCCAAAGCATATTTATAAGGATGTTGATGATCTTGAAAACACGGAGCTAAATAAAACTCCTGTAGGAACAGGTCCTTATAAGCTGGCAGAATACACAGCGGGACAACACCTTTTGTTTACGGCAAATGAGACATATATGTTCGGAAAGCCTAAAATTGAAAAAGTTATTTACAAGATTATGGGCAACCAAGATACGGCAATGTTGGCTTTGAAAAAAGGAGATATCGATTTATTGGGTGTAAGCCCTGATCTTATCGAAGAGATTGAGCAAGATAAAAATTTAAAGATTACCACCTTTCCTCAGTCCAATGTTATTTATCTAAAACTAAATCAATGGAGCGAAAAGCTTGAGGACGAGAATTTAAGGGACGCTATTTTCTATGCATTGGATAGAGATGAAATTATGAAGTCGCATTTTAAAAATAAGGCTTACTATAATTTCACAGATTCCTTCTTACCGGCCGACAGCAAGTGGTTAAATAATAATTTAAAAAGCTATCAAAGAGATACTGAAAAAGCCAAAAAACTATTAAGCAGTGTAGATAAAGATAAGCTTAACTTAAAATTGGGTTATAACGTAAAAAACGGAATGCAGGCGAAAATGGCATTGGTTATCCAACAACAGCTGCAAAAAGCCGGCATCAATTTGGAACTTATGCCTCTTGATCCTCCTGCAATGTATAAGGCTTCTTTTTTTGAAAAGACAAAACTTTTTGATATGTTTTTAGGGGCCTATACAATGGGAATCGATCCGGATACCTATGCCGTATTCTTCAATGATAATCCTGAAGCCTATTTCCACTTGGAGGATAAAGAATTAGGCGATTTATTAAGACAAGCAAAAGTAGAAACAAATAAGGATAAACGAATTGAGCTTTATAATAAGGTTCAACAGTTAATTCAAGATACAAAAACTTTTTATCCTTTCGGCGGAAGCATGGGAATAATTGCCCATAATCAAGCCCTATCCGGATTTGAAGAAGCAAAATTAGTGAACGTTTTTACGTTTGATGATGCATCAAAACTCTTTTATAAATAG